A region of the Fusobacterium simiae genome:
TATTGAAAATGTTTCTAAAATTATAGCTGATACTTTAACTGAAACCGTTGAAAAACTTTTAAAAGAAACTCAAAAATTTGAAGGAATTTACAGCTCTGGAGGTGATATTACTATAGCCCTTTTAGAAAAATTGAAAGCAATTGGAGTGGAAATTCGTGAAGAAGTTATTCCTTTAGCAGCTTATGGAAGAATTATAGGAGGAGATTTTCCTAATCTTAAATTAGTAAGTAAAGGAGGTATGGTAGGTGATGAAAAAACAATAAAATTATGTTTACATAAAATTAAAAATGATATTTAAAATGTTAAAAAATTATGATAAATGGGGTTGATAAATTTCATTTATTGAGATAGGAGAAGATAAATATGAGGACAAAAATAGCTATCCCTATGGGAGACCCTGCTGGAGTTGGACCTGAAATTGTTGTAAAAACAGCTGTTTCAAAAGAAATTTTAGATTTATGTGATTTAGTAATAATTGGAGATAAAAATGTTCTTGAGAAAGCAATAGAAATCTGTCAAGTTGATTTAAAAATTCATACTATAAAAAATGTTGAAGAAGGAATATATGAAAAAGGTATTTTAAATGTAGTTGATTTAGAAAATGTAGATATAAATACTTTAGAATATGGAAAAGTTCAAGGAATGTGTGGAAAAGCTGCTTTTGAATATATTAAGAAAAGTGTGGAACTTGCAATGGAACATAAAGTTGATGCTATTGCAACAACTCCAATTAACAAAGAATCTTTAAGAGCTGGAAATATTAATTATATTGGCCATACAGAAATATTAGGAGATTTATCCCATTCTAAAGATCCTTTAACAATGTTTGAAGTCAATAATATGAGAGTTTTCTTTTTAACTCGTCATATGTCATTAAGAAATGCTTGTGATGCCATTACAAAAGAAAGAGTATTAGAATATATAAAAAGATGTACAAAAGCATTAAAACAATTAGGAGTAAGTGGAAAAATGGCTGTGGCTGGTCTAAATCCACATTCTGGTGAACATGGTCTTTTTGGTGATGAAGAAGTTAAAGAAATAACTCCTGCAATAGAAGAAGCTCAAAAATTGGGCTATGATGTTGTAGGCCCTATTGGAGCTGATTCAGTTTTTCATCAAGCCTTACAGGGTAAATATGTAGCTGTTTTATCCCTATATCATGATCAGGGACATATTGCTACAAAGACTTATGATTTTGAAAGAACAATTGCTATAACTTTGGATATGCCTATTTTAAGAACTTCTGTGGATCATGGAACAGCTTTTGATATTGCAGGAAAAGGAATAGTAAGTGCTATAAGTATGATAGAAGCTGTTAAGTTAGCAGCAAAATATGCACCAAATTTTAAAAATATAAAATAATTTAAACTTAAAAAGGATGGTGGTATTTATGGAACAACAAATTTTAATAGGTTTACTAATTGGTATTATTTGTTTGATTTTTATGATTATAAAAACTAAAATCCATACATTTTTAGCTTTGATTATTGCAACTATTATAGTGGGAATCATAGGTGGAATGGAATACCCTCAAATTATTGGCAGTATTACAAAAGGATTTGGAGGGACTTTAGGAAGTATTGGAATCATAATAGGTTTTGGAGTTATGATGGGGCAACTTTTTGAAGTTTCTGGAGCTGCAAAAAAAATGGCTCTATGCTTTTTAAAGATTTTTGGAAAAGGTAAAGAAGAATTGGCAATGGCTATTACAGGTTTTTTAGTTTCTATTCCTATATTTTGTGATTCAGGTTTTGTTATTTTAACTCCATTAATAAAAGCAATTTCTAAAGAAACAAAGAAATCAATTGTATCTTTAGGTTTGGCTCTTGCCACTGGATTAGTAATAACTCACTCTCTTGTTCCACCTACTCCAGGTCCAGTAGGTGTTGCTGTAATTTTTGGTGTTAGTGTTTCGAGTATAATCTTATATGGAATTATAATTTCTATTCCAATGGTGTTAGTTTGTTTAGTATTTGCAAAATATGCAGGAAATAAAATTTGGCAAATCCCTACAAGTGATGGAAAATGGACTAGAGATAAAAATTATATAGATAATTCAGAAACTTCAAGTGTTTATGATGAATCTAATTTACCTTCAGCATTTTTATCATTCTCTCCAATTGTAGTTCCTATTATTCTAATTTTATTAGGAACTGTTACAAGTACAATGAAACTTGAAGGTAAAATTGTATCTTTTCTTCAATTCATAGGAACTCCTGTACTAGCTGTTGGAATTGGTTTACTTATCACTATTTATGGTTTAACAAGAAATTTAGATAAACAAAGAGTTTTAGAAGAAGTTGAAATTGGAATAAAATCAGCTGGGACTATTATCTTAATTACAGGAGCTGGTGGAGCTTTTGGAATGTTAATTAGAGATAGTGGTGTAGGAGATGTCATTGCAAAATCATTGGTTGATACTGCAATACCACCTATTTTATTACCTTTTATAATTGCTACTTTAATTCGTTTTATTCAAGGAAGTGGTACTGTTGCTATGATTACAGCAGCTTCAATTACTGCACCAATTATTACAAAATTAAATGTAAATCCTGTTCTTGCCGCTTTAGCAGCCTGTGTTGGATCACTTTTCTTCTCATATTTCAATGATAGTTTCTTCTGGGTAGTTAATCGTTCTATTGGAATTACAGAAGGAAAAGAACAATTAAAACTTTATTCTGTTGCAAGTACAATTGCTTGGGCTGTAGGAATTGTAGTTTTATTAATATTAAATATATTTATTAAATAAATAAAAAATACTGCACCTTTAATTCTCAATTTAAGATTATAGGTGCAGTATTTTATCAAATTTATTTTTTCTTTTTTAATTCATCATAAGCCCATTCAAAATATCCACCTGTTGTAAAAAGATATGAATTATTATTAAAAAAAACAAATAATTCCTCTCCAGTATATGGTCTATATCCTAAATCACTCATTTGTTCTGGATAGTTTTCTATTTTATCATAAATTACATCTCTAAAAAACTTTTTTGTATCTTTATTTATTTTTTCAAGTTTTTTTAGATATTCTAAAGATTTCTTTAAATTCCTTTTTCTATAATAAAGTATTGATAGTGAAATAAGTATAGGTGACTCTTCATGTGCACTATATTTTTTATATAATGCAAGAGCCTTTTCTTCATTTTCCATAAAAGCATAAAGTGCCATAAGTATATGTCTAACTCCTAAATTATCATTTTGACAGAGCTTAATCATATCTTCGCATTCTGATGTTGCAGCTCCTATCATACCAGATTCTTTTAATACATCTATATATTGATATTTTACTCTCATATATGGACGAGTTTCCAAAATTAACCAAAAATTTCCTATATTTTCTTCATTCATATAACCATTTTTAAGCATAATCTCATCACCATGCTTTAAAATTTTTTCAAATCTCTTTAACATATCAATTTGGCTTGTTGAAACAAGATCTGCTATAAGCAATTTTGCATCCAAATTATCCTTGTCTAATTTTAATGCTTTTCTTGCATATTTAAGAGCTAATTTTTCATCATTAGCCTCTGTTGCAAGTTCCATGAAATTATCAGAGGTTTCAGCTGTTTTTTCATTTAAGATAAATTTATTTTCCTTAAAATTATATTGAGTTATAAATTCACTAATTAAGTGTTGTCTTTCTTCTTCACTCATTCCTTCTTTATAATTCTTATCTAAAAATTTTTGAAGTTCCTTTTGTAATTTTTCTGTTGTTTTACTCATTGTCATTCCCTTTTTATATTTATTTAATATGTTAATTTAGAAAAAGTTTTAAATTCTTTTAATTCATCTAAAATGCTATTAATATCAGCTTTTTCATCATTTATTGCGACTCCTGCAATAAGTCCTTCAACTAAAGGAGCATCAGCTATTTTTATATTTTCTGTGTTAATCCCTTCATCAGCTAAAAAATCTATTGCAACTTGAGTGTTTAAAACAGAACTTCCAATATCTACAAAAATTAAAACTCCTTTATCTATTTTTGCCTTTAATATAGATTCTTTTATTGTAAGTGGATTACTTCCTAAAAAATCTCCATCTGTTCCACTTCCATTTATCAAAGGAAAATTATATTTTTTCATTTCATTTGCAAGATTTATCACTGCTTCTGCTAATTCTTTACTATGTGATACGACTACAAAACCTACCATAATACCTCCAATACAATCAATTAACAAAATATACTTTCACAAACCACTTTAATCATCAAATATGAAGATACAGCTCCAGGGTCTATATGTCCTATACTTCTTTCACCTAAATAAGAAGCTCTTCCTTTTGTTGCTATAATATCTTTTGTTCCTTCCATAGAGTTTTTAGCTACTTCAATAACTTCATCTTTAATATCTTTTAAAGTTTTACCATCATCAAAAGATTTCTTTAAAAAATCATAAGTAGGAATTACAGTATCTAACATAGTTTTTTCACCTAATACTGCCTTACCTCTTCTTTGTATTCCTTCTATCATAGAATTTAAAGTTCCCAGTAAAACTTGATTATCAAATTCTGTTTTTCCTTTTAAAAATGTTCCAGCACTCATAAAAGCTGTTCCATATAATGCTCCAGAAGCTCCTCCAACTTTTGTAAGTAAAATCATACCCATTTTTGTATATACATCAGATACAGGTAAATCTTTGAAATTTACTAATTGATTCTTTATTTCTGTAAATCCTCTTGCTAGATTAACTCCATGGTCTCCATCTCCAATTTCTCTGTCTAATTCTGTTAAATATTCTTCATTTTTTATTATTTCATCAGATATTTTTTCAATTATTTCTAAAAACATTTTTTATCTTCCATTCCCTTTCTAGCATATAGTAATAGCTATAAAAAATAGGTGAGTTACATTCCAGATTTTAGGATAAAAATCTGGCCTAGTAACGAACTATTTTTATAATGCCTAAAATGCTATTGTATCTTCTTCAGCATTTAAAAGTTCTTCTGTTTCTTTGTCTAATTTTAATAAAGTTATAGAAAAACCTCCCATATCAAGTGAAGTCATATAATTTCCTACTAAAGTTTTAGCTACTTCAATTCCTTTATCTTTTAATAAATCTTGAAGATGATTATTTATAATAAATAACTCAATCAAAGTTGTTTCTCCAAGTCCATTTACTAATACAGCAAATCTATCTCCTTTTTGAGCTTTAGACTCTGCATAAACTTTTTCAAACAATTTTTCAGTAAATTCATTAGCTGTTGTCATTTTTTCTCTATGAGTTCCTGGTTCTCCATGTATTCCCAAACCAATTTCAACTTCATCATCAGCTATTTCAAAACTTTCTTTTCCAGTTGTAAAGACAGTACAAGGTTTTAAAGACATTCCCATAGTTTTTAAATTTTTAACAACTTTATTTCCTAGTTCTACTAATTTATCTAAATCATAGTCTTTTTCAGCAGCTGCTCCTAAAATTTTGTGTACAAAAATAGTTCCTGCTATACCTCTTCTTCCAACAGTATAAGTACTATTTTCAACAGCAATATCATCATTAACTACAACTTGTTTAACTGTTATTCCTTCTGCTTGAGCCATTTCTCCAGCCATTTCAAAGTTCATTACATCTCCACTATAATTTTTAATTATAAGAAGAACCCCTTTCCCTGCATCAACAGCTTTTATAGCATTATATACTTTATCTGCACCAGGTGATGTAAATATTTCACCACACACAGCTGCATCTAACATTCCATAACCAACATATCCAGCATGAGCGGGTTCATGTCCACTTCCTCCACCACTTATTAAAGCAACTTTATTTACTTTTTTATTTTTTCTGATAATTATAGGTTCATTTTTTACTCTTGAAACTTTATCAGGAAATGCTTTTACCATTCCTTGTACTACTTCTTCCACAATATTATTTTTATCATTTATAAGTTTTTTCATATTTACCTCCTATCACTATTAAAATTAATTTATTTTACCACATTTTCTGAACTTTCTACAACTGACATTATTTTTCTTAACAAATTAAGGAATTTAGTCAAGCGTTATGAGTGTTCTTGTGCTATAAAAAAAGGGCAAAACTACACTAAACAGTATAATCTCGCCCCCTTTCATTTTATTCTATTCTTCCCAATTTTTAGTTCTTTCAACGGCTTTTAACCAGCCAGCATATTTTTTATTTCTTTCTTCTTCAGACATATTAGGAATAAATTCTTTATCTAATACCCATTTTTGTTTAATTTCATTTTTATTTTCCCAAAATCCGACTGCAAGCCCTGCAAGATAAGCTGCACCCAAAGCTGTTGTTTCTAAAACAGTAGGTCTTTTTACAGATTCTCCTAAAATATCAGCTTGAAATTCCATTAAGAAATTATTAGCTGCTGCTCCACCATCAACTTTTAATCCATTTAATTTTATTCCAGAATCTTCTTCCATAGCTTTTAAAACATCTTTAGTTTGATAAGCTATTGATTCTAAAGTTGCTCTTATAATATGATTTTTATTTGCTCCACGAGTTAAACCTAAAATTGCCCCTCTTGCATACATATCCCAATAAGGTGCTCCTAACCCTACAAATGCTGGTACAACATAAACTCCACCATTATCTTTAACTTTTCTTGCAAAATATTCAGTGTCTCTTGATTCAGAAATTAATTTCAATTCATCTCTTAACCATTGAACACTAGCTCCACCTACAAACACACTTCCTTCAAGTGCATATTGAACTTTTCCATTAAGTCCTATTGCAATAGTTGTGATAAGTCCATTGTTGCTTTTTACAAACTTTTCTCCAGTATTCATAAGTAAGAAACAACCTGTTCCATAAGTATTCTTAGATTCTCCTTCTTCAAAACATGCTTGTCCAAATAGAGCTGATTGTTGATCTCCTGCTACTCCTGCTATTGGTATTCTATGACCACCTTTTCCACCTAGATTTGCATAACCAAATGTTCCACTTGAATCTTTTACTTCTGGTAACATTGACTTAGGAATATTTAATGTTTTCAATATTCTTTCATCCCATTTTAATTCTTTTATATTATAAAGCATAGTTCTTGAAGCATTAGTGTAATCTGTTGCATGAACTTTTCCATTAGTTAATTGCCAAATTAACCAAGTATCAACAGTTCCAAATAATAATTCTCCTTTTTCAGCCCTTTCTCTTGCTCCTTCAACATTATCTAAAATCCATTTAATTTTAGTTCCAGAAAAATAAGCATCAACTAAAAGTCCTGTATTATCTTTTACATATTCATTAAAACCTTCTATTTCTTTTAATTCATCACAAATTTTTGCAGTTCTTCTACATTGCCAAACTATTGCATTATATACTGGTTTTCCTGTTTTTTTATCCCAAACTATTGTAGTTTCTCTTTGATTTGTAATTCCTAAAGCTATTATATCATGTTGGCTTATTCCAGCTCTAGCAATAACTTCACTTAAAACTCCACTTTGGCTAGCCCATATTTCCATAGGATCATGTTCAACCCATCCTTCATTTGGGTATATTTGTGTAAATTCTTTTTGTGCCACTCCAATTATATTTTGAGACTCATCAAATAAAATTGCTCTTGAACTTGTTGTACCTTGATCTAATGCTACAATATATTTCATATAGTTTCCTCCAATTTTTAAATATTCAAAAAATAATTCATTACTAGCCAAATTTTTTAATGAATAAAAATTTTGAATGTAATTCACTTATTTTTATTATATAACAGAATTTAAATTTGTAATAATTTATATATTTATTATAAAACTGCTGATAAAAATGCATCAAATATAACAGCTCCTAAAATTCCACCTATAATTGGTCCTACAACTGGTACCCAGGCATATTTCCAATTTGAATCTCCTTTTCCTTTTATAGGAAGTATAGCATGAGCTATTCTTGGACCTAAATCTCTGGCTGGATTAATTGCATATCCAGTTGCTCCTCCAGTTGCCATACCTATTATAACAATTAATAGTCCAACAAAAAATGCTCCATTACCTGGTTGAATTCCAACTTCTCCATAGCCAAAAGCTAATACTCCTATTAACAATAATGCAGTACCAATAATTTCTGTAACTACATTCCATACTGGTGCATCAATAGAAGGTCCTGTTGAAAAAACTCCTAATTTTACTGCTGGTTCTGGTTCTGCATCCATTTGAGCTTTGTAAGTCAAATAAGCCAAAGTTGCCCCTAAAATTCCACCTAACATTTGAGCTACAATATAACCAAAAACTAAATTCCAAGAAAATTTTCCTGTTACTGCTAAGGCAATAGTTAAAGCAGGATTCATATGTGCTCCAGATACCCAGCCTGTTACATAAGCAGGAATCATTACAGCAAATCCCCAACCAAAAGCAGTTACTATCCAACCTCCACCTTTTCCATAGCTATGTTTTAGGCTACAAGTCATATTAACTCCATTTCCTAATAATAGCAAAAGTGTTGTTCCAACAAATTCTCCAATATACAAACTCATATTACTCATAACAAGCCTCCTTTTATATAAAAAATATATTGATCTTACTTTTTATATTTACATACACATTATAACATATTTTTATATATAATAAAGAGTATTAATTAAAAAATTTGTAATTATATAAAACTACTTTATCTTAATTAACACTCTCCTCATAATAATTTTAAAAATATTATTTATTTTATTGAAAATCCTCCAACAAGAACACATCTTCTATTTCTTGCAAAACTTTTAGCTGATGTGAGCCCTTCACCTGTTGGTCCAGCTATTGTAAACGTTGTATGCCCTTCTCCACCTACACCAATTCCTGCATAAGAAGGTCCATTTTTTACAAGTATTGTTGTTTCCATTTCTCTTGCATATTTTGTTAAAATATCAATGTTCTTAGAATGTATCATAGCTGTATGTCTTAAACCATGTTCTAAATCTTTTGCAACTTTAATTCCTTCTAAAGCATCTTTGACCCTTATAATTGGTAAAACTGGCATTAAAAGTTCTGTAACTGCAAATGGATGCTCTTTAGAAGTTTCTAAAATTATCACTTTTATTTCATCACTTACTTCTATTCCTATTTGTTTAAGGATATATTTTGCATCTTTTCCAACATATTTTCTATCTGGTGAGCCATTTTTTAAAACCATTGATAATAATTTTTCTATAAGCTCTTTATCTTTTAGTAAATAAGCTCCATTTTTTTGCATTTCAAAAATTAAATAATTTACAATAGAATCAACAGCTACCACTTCTTTTTCAGCTATACAAGGTAAATTGTTATCAAAACTACATCCTGCTACTATATCTTTTGCCGCTTTTTCTATATCAGCAGTTTCATCAACTAAAACTGGTGGATTTCCTGCTCCTGCACCTATTGCCTTTTTTCCACTGGACATAACAGTTTTTACAACCCCTGGTCCTCCTGTTGCAACAAGCATTTTAATATTAGGATTTGCTATTATTTTTTCTGTATTTTCTATACTTGGTTCTGCAATTGTTACAACTAAATTATCAGGTCCTCCAACTTTTTTAATGGCTTCATTTATTAGTTCCACTGTTCTTATTGAAGTTTTTTTAGCTCCTGGGTGAGGTGCAAATATCACTGCATTTCCTGCTGCTATCATTCCAATAGAATTACAGATTATAGTTTCACTTGGATTAGTTGATGGAGTTATAGCTCCAATAACCCCATAAGGAGATAATTCCATAACGGTAAGCCCATCATCACCACTATAAGCAAAAGCCTTTAAATCTTCTAAGCCCGGAGTTTTTTCAAGAACAATTTTATGTTTTAATTCCTTATCTGCAACTCTTCCCATTCCAGTTTCTCTTACCCCTAATTCTGCTAACTCCAATGTG
Encoded here:
- a CDS encoding MIP/aquaporin family protein, with product MSNMSLYIGEFVGTTLLLLLGNGVNMTCSLKHSYGKGGGWIVTAFGWGFAVMIPAYVTGWVSGAHMNPALTIALAVTGKFSWNLVFGYIVAQMLGGILGATLAYLTYKAQMDAEPEPAVKLGVFSTGPSIDAPVWNVVTEIIGTALLLIGVLAFGYGEVGIQPGNGAFFVGLLIVIIGMATGGATGYAINPARDLGPRIAHAILPIKGKGDSNWKYAWVPVVGPIIGGILGAVIFDAFLSAVL
- the dhaM gene encoding dihydroxyacetone kinase phosphoryl donor subunit DhaM, with the translated sequence MVGFVVVSHSKELAEAVINLANEMKKYNFPLINGSGTDGDFLGSNPLTIKESILKAKIDKGVLIFVDIGSSVLNTQVAIDFLADEGINTENIKIADAPLVEGLIAGVAINDEKADINSILDELKEFKTFSKLTY
- a CDS encoding GntP family permease; the protein is MEQQILIGLLIGIICLIFMIIKTKIHTFLALIIATIIVGIIGGMEYPQIIGSITKGFGGTLGSIGIIIGFGVMMGQLFEVSGAAKKMALCFLKIFGKGKEELAMAITGFLVSIPIFCDSGFVILTPLIKAISKETKKSIVSLGLALATGLVITHSLVPPTPGPVGVAVIFGVSVSSIILYGIIISIPMVLVCLVFAKYAGNKIWQIPTSDGKWTRDKNYIDNSETSSVYDESNLPSAFLSFSPIVVPIILILLGTVTSTMKLEGKIVSFLQFIGTPVLAVGIGLLITIYGLTRNLDKQRVLEEVEIGIKSAGTIILITGAGGAFGMLIRDSGVGDVIAKSLVDTAIPPILLPFIIATLIRFIQGSGTVAMITAASITAPIITKLNVNPVLAALAACVGSLFFSYFNDSFFWVVNRSIGITEGKEQLKLYSVASTIAWAVGIVVLLILNIFIK
- the dhaL gene encoding dihydroxyacetone kinase subunit DhaL, which encodes MFLEIIEKISDEIIKNEEYLTELDREIGDGDHGVNLARGFTEIKNQLVNFKDLPVSDVYTKMGMILLTKVGGASGALYGTAFMSAGTFLKGKTEFDNQVLLGTLNSMIEGIQRRGKAVLGEKTMLDTVIPTYDFLKKSFDDGKTLKDIKDEVIEVAKNSMEGTKDIIATKGRASYLGERSIGHIDPGAVSSYLMIKVVCESIFC
- a CDS encoding tetratricopeptide repeat protein translates to MSKTTEKLQKELQKFLDKNYKEGMSEEERQHLISEFITQYNFKENKFILNEKTAETSDNFMELATEANDEKLALKYARKALKLDKDNLDAKLLIADLVSTSQIDMLKRFEKILKHGDEIMLKNGYMNEENIGNFWLILETRPYMRVKYQYIDVLKESGMIGAATSECEDMIKLCQNDNLGVRHILMALYAFMENEEKALALYKKYSAHEESPILISLSILYYRKRNLKKSLEYLKKLEKINKDTKKFFRDVIYDKIENYPEQMSDLGYRPYTGEELFVFFNNNSYLFTTGGYFEWAYDELKKKK
- the pdxA gene encoding 4-hydroxythreonine-4-phosphate dehydrogenase PdxA, producing the protein MRTKIAIPMGDPAGVGPEIVVKTAVSKEILDLCDLVIIGDKNVLEKAIEICQVDLKIHTIKNVEEGIYEKGILNVVDLENVDINTLEYGKVQGMCGKAAFEYIKKSVELAMEHKVDAIATTPINKESLRAGNINYIGHTEILGDLSHSKDPLTMFEVNNMRVFFLTRHMSLRNACDAITKERVLEYIKRCTKALKQLGVSGKMAVAGLNPHSGEHGLFGDEEVKEITPAIEEAQKLGYDVVGPIGADSVFHQALQGKYVAVLSLYHDQGHIATKTYDFERTIAITLDMPILRTSVDHGTAFDIAGKGIVSAISMIEAVKLAAKYAPNFKNIK
- the dhaK gene encoding dihydroxyacetone kinase subunit DhaK, with translation MKKLINDKNNIVEEVVQGMVKAFPDKVSRVKNEPIIIRKNKKVNKVALISGGGSGHEPAHAGYVGYGMLDAAVCGEIFTSPGADKVYNAIKAVDAGKGVLLIIKNYSGDVMNFEMAGEMAQAEGITVKQVVVNDDIAVENSTYTVGRRGIAGTIFVHKILGAAAEKDYDLDKLVELGNKVVKNLKTMGMSLKPCTVFTTGKESFEIADDEVEIGLGIHGEPGTHREKMTTANEFTEKLFEKVYAESKAQKGDRFAVLVNGLGETTLIELFIINNHLQDLLKDKGIEVAKTLVGNYMTSLDMGGFSITLLKLDKETEELLNAEEDTIAF
- the glpK gene encoding glycerol kinase GlpK → MKYIVALDQGTTSSRAILFDESQNIIGVAQKEFTQIYPNEGWVEHDPMEIWASQSGVLSEVIARAGISQHDIIALGITNQRETTIVWDKKTGKPVYNAIVWQCRRTAKICDELKEIEGFNEYVKDNTGLLVDAYFSGTKIKWILDNVEGARERAEKGELLFGTVDTWLIWQLTNGKVHATDYTNASRTMLYNIKELKWDERILKTLNIPKSMLPEVKDSSGTFGYANLGGKGGHRIPIAGVAGDQQSALFGQACFEEGESKNTYGTGCFLLMNTGEKFVKSNNGLITTIAIGLNGKVQYALEGSVFVGGASVQWLRDELKLISESRDTEYFARKVKDNGGVYVVPAFVGLGAPYWDMYARGAILGLTRGANKNHIIRATLESIAYQTKDVLKAMEEDSGIKLNGLKVDGGAAANNFLMEFQADILGESVKRPTVLETTALGAAYLAGLAVGFWENKNEIKQKWVLDKEFIPNMSEEERNKKYAGWLKAVERTKNWEE
- a CDS encoding aldehyde dehydrogenase family protein yields the protein MEFEVNNIEEIVELIMKKMTEGDIASNNSKNGVFNNVDEAIDEAKKAQEILFSSKLEMREKIVTSIRDTLKNHTLELAELGVRETGMGRVADKELKHKIVLEKTPGLEDLKAFAYSGDDGLTVMELSPYGVIGAITPSTNPSETIICNSIGMIAAGNAVIFAPHPGAKKTSIRTVELINEAIKKVGGPDNLVVTIAEPSIENTEKIIANPNIKMLVATGGPGVVKTVMSSGKKAIGAGAGNPPVLVDETADIEKAAKDIVAGCSFDNNLPCIAEKEVVAVDSIVNYLIFEMQKNGAYLLKDKELIEKLLSMVLKNGSPDRKYVGKDAKYILKQIGIEVSDEIKVIILETSKEHPFAVTELLMPVLPIIRVKDALEGIKVAKDLEHGLRHTAMIHSKNIDILTKYAREMETTILVKNGPSYAGIGVGGEGHTTFTIAGPTGEGLTSAKSFARNRRCVLVGGFSIK